A genome region from Streptomyces sp. NBC_01296 includes the following:
- a CDS encoding MMPL family transporter has translation MSEVKKPPSPGESGRWTRIVTARPRLSLLLALVVTALAVLAGSGVADRMGSGGWEDPDARSTYASKVLEREFPGSQPNLLLLVDAGTGAGAGAGAGVGAGSASGAAGVDDPAVAAEAERLTAQLASEQGVAGVGSYWRTHLPALRSEDGRQALIAARVLGDEKTRAAVLERIAPRYRGEHGPVRVSLGGPVAVQREVTTTIQEDLLRAEVIALPVTLVLLIIVFGSAVAALLPLGVGIVAILGTNAVLRGLTEFTDVSVFAQNLTTALGLGLAIDYALFIVRRFREELAAGRDPVAAVGATLRTAGRTVLFSALTVAVSLSAMLFFPMYFLRSFAYAGVAVVLLAAAAALILLPAALVLLGERVNSLDLRRLWRRGRAGAAAGAPGADAEAGRGWARATALVMRRAPVFAIATTAGLLLLGLPFLGVKFGTVDDRQLPKTASSHLVQQQIRDGFPGSPGAGLTVLAEGAAGPADLADYRDRLAALPGVRVDGPVSSGARPGYAYFSVVTEGEAVGQRAQDLVGQVRGVDAPFDTSVTGQAAVLVDAQKAIAQKLPAALALVVLATLLLVFLLTGSVLIPVQAVLLNALSLTAMFGAVVWVFQEGNLSGLLSFTSTGDIETTLPVLMFCIAFGLSMDYGVFLISRIKEEYERTGDHEGAVRTGLVRTGGLITAAAVILAVVMVAIGSSRVTNTKMLGLGIALAVLMDALVVRSLLVPAVMKLTGKATWWAPGPLRRLHERFGLSEGESAPGPLPQVPGEAPDPDRIPAGSR, from the coding sequence ATGTCCGAAGTCAAAAAACCGCCGTCGCCAGGGGAGAGCGGACGGTGGACCCGGATCGTCACGGCCCGGCCCCGGCTCTCGCTGCTGCTCGCCCTCGTGGTCACGGCACTGGCCGTCCTCGCGGGCAGCGGCGTCGCCGACCGGATGGGCAGCGGCGGCTGGGAGGACCCGGACGCCCGGTCCACCTACGCCTCCAAGGTCCTCGAGCGCGAGTTCCCCGGCTCCCAGCCCAACCTGCTCCTGCTGGTGGACGCCGGGACCGGGGCCGGGGCCGGGGCCGGGGCCGGCGTGGGCGCGGGGTCGGCGTCGGGGGCGGCCGGCGTGGACGATCCCGCCGTCGCGGCCGAGGCCGAGCGGCTGACCGCGCAACTCGCCTCCGAGCAGGGGGTGGCCGGAGTCGGCTCGTACTGGCGCACGCACCTGCCCGCGCTGCGCTCCGAGGACGGCAGGCAGGCCCTGATCGCCGCCCGGGTGCTCGGCGACGAGAAGACCCGCGCCGCGGTGCTGGAGCGGATCGCCCCGCGCTACCGGGGCGAGCACGGGCCGGTGCGCGTCTCCCTCGGGGGGCCGGTCGCCGTCCAGCGCGAGGTGACCACCACCATCCAGGAGGACCTGCTGCGCGCCGAGGTGATCGCCCTGCCGGTGACCCTCGTCCTGCTCATCATCGTCTTCGGCAGCGCCGTCGCCGCGCTGCTGCCGCTGGGCGTGGGCATCGTCGCCATCCTCGGCACCAACGCCGTGCTGCGCGGCCTCACCGAGTTCACCGACGTCTCCGTCTTCGCCCAGAACCTGACCACCGCGCTCGGGCTCGGACTCGCCATCGACTACGCCCTGTTCATCGTGCGGAGGTTCCGCGAGGAGCTCGCCGCCGGGCGGGATCCGGTGGCAGCCGTGGGGGCCACGCTGCGGACCGCCGGGCGCACGGTGCTGTTCTCGGCGCTGACGGTGGCCGTCTCGCTTTCGGCGATGCTGTTCTTCCCGATGTACTTCCTGCGGTCCTTCGCCTACGCCGGGGTCGCGGTGGTCCTGCTCGCGGCGGCCGCGGCCCTGATCCTGCTGCCGGCGGCGCTGGTGCTGCTCGGGGAGCGGGTCAACTCCCTCGACCTGCGGCGGCTGTGGCGGCGGGGGCGCGCCGGGGCGGCCGCAGGGGCGCCGGGCGCGGATGCCGAGGCCGGCCGGGGCTGGGCGCGGGCGACCGCGCTGGTGATGCGCCGGGCCCCCGTGTTCGCCATCGCCACCACGGCGGGGCTGCTCCTGCTCGGACTGCCCTTCCTCGGGGTCAAGTTCGGCACCGTGGACGACCGGCAGCTGCCGAAGACGGCCTCGTCCCACCTGGTCCAGCAGCAGATCCGCGACGGCTTCCCGGGCAGCCCCGGCGCCGGGCTGACCGTGCTGGCCGAGGGCGCGGCAGGTCCCGCGGACCTGGCCGACTACCGGGACCGGCTGGCCGCCCTGCCCGGGGTGCGGGTGGACGGGCCGGTGAGCTCCGGGGCCCGGCCGGGGTACGCGTACTTCTCGGTGGTCACCGAGGGCGAGGCAGTGGGGCAGCGGGCCCAGGACCTCGTCGGCCAGGTGCGGGGGGTTGACGCCCCCTTCGACACCTCGGTGACAGGGCAGGCGGCGGTGCTCGTCGATGCCCAGAAGGCGATAGCGCAGAAGCTGCCGGCGGCCCTGGCCCTGGTGGTCCTGGCCACGCTGCTGCTGGTCTTCCTGCTCACCGGGAGCGTGCTGATACCCGTCCAGGCGGTATTGCTCAACGCGCTGAGCCTGACGGCGATGTTCGGGGCGGTGGTGTGGGTCTTCCAGGAGGGCAACCTGTCCGGACTGCTCTCCTTCACCTCCACCGGGGACATCGAGACCACGCTGCCCGTCCTGATGTTCTGCATCGCCTTCGGACTCTCCATGGACTACGGGGTGTTCCTCATATCCCGCATCAAGGAGGAGTACGAGCGGACCGGGGACCACGAGGGGGCGGTGCGCACCGGACTCGTCCGCACGGGCGGGCTGATCACCGCGGCGGCCGTGATCCTGGCGGTGGTGATGGTGGCCATCGGCAGCTCCCGGGTGACCAACACCAAGATGCTGGGGCTCGGGATCGCGCTGGCCGTGCTGATGGACGCGCTGGTCGTACGGAGCCTCCTGGTTCCGGCGGTCATGAAGCTGACGGGGAAGGCCACCTGGTGGGCGCCGGGCCCGCTGCGGCGACTGCACGAGCGGTTCGGGCTGAGCGAGGGGGAGTCCGCGCCGGGACCGCTGCCGCAGGTGCCGGGGGAGGCGCCGGATCCGGACCGGATACCCGCGGGCAGCCGCTAG
- a CDS encoding EamA family transporter, whose amino-acid sequence MRPVHTALAVLVAAVWGFNFVVIEIGLGHFPPLLLSALRFLVAALPAVFFVGRPKTAWKWIIAVGVALGIAKFGLLFTGMAAGMPAGLSSLVLQVQSVFTAVLASLVLRERPGRVRVAGMAVALVGIAVAAVDGGTSGPVLGFTLVVAAAACWGVSNVLTRKASPPDALNFMVWVCTVPVLPLFGLSLLLEGPERDLAALRGLDWSGVAVIAYVAWVSTVFGFGAWNHLLKRYPASSVAPFSLLVPVFGMSSAALVLGESISGLRWVAALLLVGGVGMTSLTPARAGTRTKGGAAEVGAAAVSAGSPPAAAAASPAP is encoded by the coding sequence ATGCGTCCCGTCCACACTGCACTCGCCGTACTCGTCGCCGCCGTCTGGGGTTTCAACTTCGTCGTCATCGAGATCGGCCTCGGCCACTTCCCGCCGCTGCTCCTGTCCGCCCTGCGCTTCCTCGTCGCCGCGCTGCCCGCCGTGTTCTTCGTCGGCCGGCCCAAGACCGCCTGGAAGTGGATCATCGCGGTCGGAGTGGCCCTCGGCATCGCCAAGTTCGGCCTCCTGTTCACCGGCATGGCCGCGGGGATGCCGGCCGGACTGTCCTCCCTCGTGCTCCAGGTCCAGTCCGTCTTCACCGCCGTCCTCGCCTCGCTCGTCCTGCGCGAGCGGCCCGGGCGGGTCCGGGTGGCCGGCATGGCGGTGGCGCTCGTCGGGATCGCCGTCGCCGCCGTGGACGGGGGCACCTCCGGGCCGGTGCTCGGCTTCACCCTGGTCGTCGCGGCCGCCGCCTGCTGGGGCGTGTCCAACGTGCTGACGCGGAAGGCGTCCCCGCCCGACGCGCTGAACTTCATGGTCTGGGTGTGCACCGTCCCCGTGCTGCCGCTGTTCGGGCTCTCGCTGCTGCTGGAGGGGCCCGAGCGGGACCTGGCCGCGCTGCGCGGGCTGGACTGGTCCGGGGTCGCGGTCATCGCGTACGTGGCCTGGGTGTCCACCGTGTTCGGCTTCGGCGCCTGGAACCACCTGCTGAAGCGCTACCCGGCCTCCTCGGTCGCGCCGTTCTCGCTGCTGGTGCCGGTGTTCGGGATGTCCTCGGCCGCGCTGGTACTCGGCGAGAGCATCTCGGGGCTGCGCTGGGTGGCTGCCCTGCTGCTGGTCGGCGGCGTGGGCATGACCTCGCTGACCCCCGCCCGCGCGGGAACCCGTACGAAGGGCGGCGCGGCGGAGGTCGGCGCCGCGGCGGTCAGTGCGGGGAGTCCTCCTGCAGCGGCAGCCGCCAGTCCTGCCCCGTGA
- a CDS encoding TetR/AcrR family transcriptional regulator, which translates to MPERPQAETAAKAPKATKKAAAPRRQARGERRIAQLLAAAASVFCRTGYAAASTNAIAREAEVSPGTLYQFFPNKEAIAIELGGQLLRRAHEMHGQTFLPENLDRPLPELLDAVLDPVIAFNCENPAFWALMHGSGIPGITQEHEELHSGLLTRVQGILRSFCPDGTPDEITHVSNMILGIFKASLDLILASEGAERAAYVAELKTVLLRYLEPMVTASRPH; encoded by the coding sequence ATGCCGGAGAGGCCCCAGGCCGAAACCGCCGCAAAGGCCCCGAAGGCCACGAAGAAGGCCGCCGCACCCCGGCGCCAGGCCCGCGGGGAGCGCCGGATCGCCCAGCTCCTGGCGGCGGCCGCCAGCGTGTTCTGCCGTACCGGCTACGCCGCGGCCAGCACCAACGCCATCGCCCGCGAGGCCGAGGTCTCACCGGGCACGCTCTACCAGTTCTTCCCGAACAAAGAGGCCATCGCGATCGAGCTGGGCGGCCAGCTGCTCCGGCGCGCCCACGAGATGCACGGCCAGACCTTCCTCCCCGAGAACCTGGACCGGCCCCTGCCCGAGCTGCTCGACGCCGTCCTGGACCCGGTCATCGCCTTCAACTGCGAGAACCCGGCGTTCTGGGCCCTCATGCACGGCTCCGGCATCCCCGGCATCACCCAGGAGCACGAGGAGCTGCACTCCGGGCTGCTGACCCGGGTCCAGGGCATCCTGCGCAGCTTCTGCCCGGACGGCACGCCCGACGAGATCACCCACGTCTCCAACATGATCCTGGGCATCTTCAAGGCGTCGCTCGACCTGATCCTGGCGAGCGAGGGCGCCGAGCGGGCCGCGTACGTCGCCGAGCTGAAGACCGTGCTGCTGCGCTACCTGGAGCCGATGGTCACGGCGTCCCGCCCGCACTGA
- the recD2 gene encoding SF1B family DNA helicase RecD2, giving the protein MATNGAVQPAVVEGVLERITYANEESGYTVARVDTGRGSGDLLTVVGSLLGAQPGESLRMEGRWGSHPQYGKQFTVENYRTVLPATIQGIRRYLGSGLIKGIGPKIADRIVEHFGTDTLDVIEAEPKRLIEVPGLGPKRTKMIGAAWEEQKAIKEVMVFLQGVGVSTSIAVRIYKKYADASISVVKNQPYRLAADVWGIGFLTADRIAQAVGIPHDSPERVKAGLQYALSQSADQGHCFLPEERLIADGVKLLQVDTGLVIECLAELAADPEGVVRESVPDPQGGPDPLTAVYLVPFHRAELSLVGQVRRLLGTEEDRMPGFRDVDWDKALGWLAGRTGAKLAPEQRDAVRLALTCRVAVLTGGPGCGKSFTVRSIVELARAKKAKVVLAAPTGRAAKRLAELTGAEASTVHRLLELKPGGDAAYDRERPLDADLVVVDEASMLDLLLANKLVKAVAPGAHLLLVGDVDQLPSVGAGEVLRDLLAEGSPVPAVRLTRIFRQAQQSGVVSNAHRINTGLLPLTDGLPDFFLFPEEDTEEAGRLAVDVAARRIPARFGLDPRRDIQVLAPMHRGPAGAGNLNGLLQQAITPARPNLPEKRFGGRVFRVGDKVTQIRNNYEKGANGVFNGTVGVVTALDVDEQRLTVRTEEDEEVGYEFAELDELAHAYAVTIHRSQGSEYPAVVIPVTTGAWMMLQRNLIYTAVTRAKKLVVLVGSRKALGQAVRTVSAGRRYTAVAPRLSGRVPVGNIT; this is encoded by the coding sequence ATGGCAACCAACGGGGCGGTGCAACCGGCAGTGGTCGAGGGGGTGCTCGAGCGCATCACCTACGCCAACGAGGAGAGCGGGTACACGGTCGCCCGGGTCGACACCGGCCGCGGCAGCGGGGACCTGCTCACGGTCGTCGGCTCCCTGCTCGGGGCCCAGCCCGGCGAATCGCTGCGCATGGAGGGCCGCTGGGGCTCCCACCCCCAGTACGGCAAGCAGTTCACGGTGGAGAACTACCGCACGGTGCTCCCCGCGACCATCCAGGGCATACGCCGCTACCTCGGCTCCGGCCTGATCAAGGGCATCGGCCCGAAGATCGCCGACCGGATCGTGGAGCACTTCGGCACCGACACCCTCGACGTCATCGAGGCCGAGCCGAAGCGGCTGATCGAGGTGCCCGGGCTCGGCCCCAAGCGGACCAAGATGATCGGCGCCGCGTGGGAGGAGCAGAAGGCGATCAAGGAGGTCATGGTCTTCCTCCAGGGCGTCGGCGTCTCCACCTCCATCGCGGTCCGCATCTACAAGAAGTACGCCGACGCCTCCATCTCGGTGGTCAAGAACCAGCCGTACCGGCTCGCCGCCGACGTGTGGGGCATCGGCTTCCTCACCGCCGACCGGATCGCCCAGGCCGTCGGGATTCCGCACGACAGCCCCGAGCGGGTCAAGGCCGGACTTCAGTACGCCCTGTCCCAGTCCGCCGACCAAGGGCACTGCTTCCTGCCCGAGGAGCGGCTGATCGCCGACGGGGTCAAGCTGCTCCAGGTGGACACCGGGCTGGTCATCGAATGCCTGGCCGAGCTCGCCGCCGATCCGGAAGGCGTCGTACGGGAATCCGTGCCCGATCCGCAGGGCGGGCCGGACCCGCTGACCGCCGTCTATCTGGTGCCCTTCCACCGCGCCGAGCTCTCGCTGGTGGGGCAGGTCCGGCGGCTCCTGGGTACCGAGGAGGACCGGATGCCCGGCTTCCGGGACGTGGACTGGGACAAGGCCCTCGGCTGGCTGGCCGGGCGCACCGGGGCCAAGCTGGCCCCCGAGCAGCGGGACGCCGTCAGACTGGCGCTGACCTGCAGAGTGGCCGTCCTGACCGGCGGGCCGGGCTGCGGGAAGTCCTTCACCGTGCGCTCGATCGTGGAGCTGGCCCGGGCCAAGAAGGCCAAGGTCGTGCTCGCCGCGCCGACCGGCCGGGCCGCGAAGCGGCTCGCGGAGCTCACCGGGGCCGAGGCCTCCACCGTGCACCGGCTGCTGGAGCTGAAACCGGGCGGGGATGCGGCGTACGACCGGGAACGCCCGCTGGACGCGGACCTGGTGGTCGTCGACGAGGCCTCGATGCTGGACCTGCTGCTGGCGAACAAGCTGGTCAAGGCGGTGGCACCGGGTGCGCACCTGCTGCTGGTCGGGGATGTGGACCAGCTGCCCTCGGTCGGCGCCGGGGAGGTGCTGCGGGACCTGCTGGCCGAGGGCAGTCCGGTGCCCGCGGTCCGGCTGACCCGGATCTTCCGGCAGGCCCAGCAGTCGGGCGTGGTCAGCAACGCCCACCGGATCAACACGGGCCTGCTGCCGCTCACCGACGGGCTGCCGGACTTCTTCCTGTTCCCGGAGGAGGACACCGAGGAGGCCGGGCGGCTCGCCGTGGACGTGGCGGCCCGGAGGATCCCCGCCAGGTTCGGACTGGACCCGCGCCGCGACATCCAGGTGCTCGCGCCGATGCACCGCGGCCCGGCAGGCGCCGGAAACCTCAACGGCCTGCTCCAGCAGGCCATCACGCCGGCCCGGCCGAACCTGCCCGAGAAGCGGTTCGGCGGCCGGGTCTTCCGGGTCGGCGACAAGGTCACCCAGATCCGGAACAACTACGAGAAGGGCGCCAACGGCGTCTTCAACGGCACGGTCGGCGTCGTCACCGCCCTCGACGTGGACGAACAGCGGCTGACGGTACGGACGGAGGAGGACGAGGAGGTCGGCTACGAGTTCGCCGAACTGGACGAGCTGGCCCACGCGTACGCCGTCACCATCCACCGCTCCCAGGGGAGTGAATATCCCGCCGTGGTGATCCCGGTCACCACCGGGGCTTGGATGATGCTCCAGCGCAATTTGATCTACACGGCGGTGACCAGGGCGAAGAAACTCGTCGTGCTGGTCGGGTCCCGCAAGGCCCTCGGCCAGGCTGTGCGTACCGTTTCTGCAGGCAGGAGGTACACGGCGGTCGCGCCCAGGCTGTCCGGACGCGTACCGGTGGGAAACATCACCTAA
- a CDS encoding heavy-metal-associated domain-containing protein encodes MTAETDTQTTTVYRVTGMTCGHCEGAVTTEISALPGVSSVKAVAATGEVTVVSAAALADEDVRAAVDEAGYEFAGRAA; translated from the coding sequence ATGACCGCCGAGACGGACACCCAGACCACCACCGTCTACCGGGTGACCGGCATGACCTGCGGGCACTGCGAGGGCGCGGTGACCACCGAGATCTCCGCCCTGCCGGGCGTCAGCTCGGTCAAGGCCGTCGCCGCGACCGGCGAGGTCACCGTGGTCTCCGCCGCCGCGCTCGCCGACGAGGACGTCCGCGCCGCCGTGGACGAGGCCGGATACGAGTTCGCCGGCCGGGCCGCCTGA
- a CDS encoding helix-turn-helix transcriptional regulator: MSDRQLWSYKEIAAHIRVQPDTVRSYRKHGLLPAPDHVEAGKPYWYADTIRTWVARRPGNRGRRED, translated from the coding sequence ATGAGCGACCGACAGCTGTGGTCGTACAAGGAGATCGCCGCCCACATCCGGGTCCAGCCGGACACGGTGCGCTCGTACCGCAAGCACGGGCTGCTCCCCGCTCCCGACCACGTGGAAGCCGGCAAGCCCTACTGGTACGCCGACACGATCCGCACCTGGGTGGCCCGCCGCCCCGGCAACCGGGGCCGCCGCGAGGACTGA
- a CDS encoding heavy metal translocating P-type ATPase, whose product MSSSTVHDGPIAAAGAAEVELSIGGMTCASCAARIEKKLNRMDGVTATVNYATEKARVSYGGAVQVADLIATVVKTGYTAEEPPPPEPEPEAEVPEAAQAGSPRDPELAALRQRLLVSAVLALPVVLLSMIPPLQFDNWQWLSLTLAAPVVVWGALPFHKAAWTNARHGAATMDTLVSVGTLAAFTWSLWALFFGHAGMPGMRHDFTLFTVAGGTVSRTDGSSTIYLEVAAGVVTFILLGRYLEARSKRKAGAALKALLELGAKDVAVLRGGSEVRIPVAQLAVGDRFVVRPGEKIATDGTVVEGASAVDASMLTGESVPVEVGVGGSVTGATVNASGRLVVEATRIGADTQLARMARLVEEAQNGKAEVQRLADRISGVFVPVVLVLALGTWVTWLLITDDPTAAFTAAVAVLIIACPCALGLATPTALMVGTGRGAQLGILIKGPEVLESTRRVDTVVLDKTGTVTTGRMALSGVHTAAGTDERELLRLAGSLEHSSEHPIARAIATGAAERAGSLPVPESFEALAGLGVQGVVDGHAVLVGREQLLADWSITLPAGLAEAKAAAEAAGSTAVAVAWDGAARGVLTVADAVKETSAEAVSRLRALGLTPVLLTGDNKAVAETVAREVGIDEVIAEVLPQDKVDVVRRLQAQGRTVAMVGDGVNDAAALAQADLGLAMGTGTDAAIEAGDLTLVRGDLRVAADAIRLSRRTLATIKGNLFWAFGYNVLALPLAAAGLLNPMIAGAAMAFSSVFVVSNSLRLRSFR is encoded by the coding sequence ATGAGCAGCAGCACAGTGCACGACGGGCCCATAGCGGCGGCCGGAGCCGCCGAGGTAGAGCTGAGCATCGGCGGGATGACCTGCGCCTCCTGCGCCGCCCGCATCGAGAAGAAGCTGAACCGGATGGACGGGGTCACCGCCACGGTGAACTACGCCACCGAGAAGGCCCGCGTCTCGTACGGCGGCGCGGTCCAGGTCGCCGACCTGATCGCGACCGTCGTCAAGACCGGGTACACCGCCGAGGAGCCCCCGCCGCCGGAACCGGAACCGGAAGCCGAGGTCCCGGAGGCCGCGCAGGCCGGCTCCCCCCGCGACCCCGAGCTGGCCGCGCTGCGCCAGCGGCTGCTGGTCTCCGCCGTACTGGCCCTGCCCGTCGTGCTGCTCTCGATGATCCCGCCCCTCCAGTTCGACAACTGGCAGTGGCTCTCGCTGACCCTGGCCGCCCCCGTGGTGGTCTGGGGCGCCCTCCCCTTCCACAAGGCCGCCTGGACCAACGCCCGGCACGGCGCCGCCACCATGGACACCCTGGTCTCGGTCGGCACGCTCGCCGCCTTCACCTGGTCGCTGTGGGCCCTGTTCTTCGGCCACGCCGGGATGCCGGGCATGCGGCACGACTTCACCCTCTTCACGGTCGCGGGAGGCACCGTCTCGCGTACGGACGGCTCCTCCACGATCTACCTGGAGGTCGCCGCCGGCGTCGTCACCTTCATCTTGCTCGGCCGCTACCTGGAGGCCCGCTCCAAGCGGAAGGCGGGCGCCGCCCTGAAGGCCCTGCTCGAGCTGGGCGCCAAGGACGTCGCCGTCCTGCGCGGCGGCAGCGAGGTACGGATCCCCGTGGCGCAGCTCGCGGTCGGCGACCGGTTCGTCGTCCGCCCGGGCGAGAAGATCGCCACCGACGGCACGGTCGTCGAGGGCGCCTCCGCCGTGGACGCCTCGATGCTGACCGGCGAGTCGGTGCCCGTCGAGGTCGGCGTGGGCGGCTCCGTCACCGGCGCCACCGTCAACGCCTCCGGCCGCCTCGTCGTCGAGGCCACCCGGATCGGCGCCGACACCCAGCTCGCCCGCATGGCCCGGCTCGTCGAGGAGGCGCAGAACGGCAAGGCCGAGGTGCAGCGCCTCGCCGACCGGATCTCCGGGGTCTTCGTACCGGTCGTACTGGTCCTGGCGCTCGGCACCTGGGTGACCTGGCTGCTGATCACCGACGACCCCACCGCCGCCTTCACCGCCGCCGTGGCCGTCCTGATCATCGCCTGCCCCTGCGCCCTGGGCCTGGCCACCCCGACCGCGCTGATGGTCGGCACCGGGCGGGGCGCGCAGCTGGGCATCCTGATCAAGGGCCCCGAGGTGCTGGAGTCCACCCGCCGCGTCGACACGGTCGTGCTCGACAAGACCGGTACGGTCACCACCGGCCGGATGGCCCTGTCCGGCGTGCACACCGCCGCCGGTACGGACGAGCGCGAACTGCTGCGCCTCGCGGGCTCGCTGGAGCACTCCTCCGAGCACCCGATCGCCCGGGCCATCGCCACCGGCGCCGCCGAGCGGGCCGGCTCCCTGCCGGTCCCGGAGTCCTTCGAGGCCCTCGCCGGGCTGGGCGTCCAGGGCGTCGTCGACGGACACGCCGTCCTGGTGGGCCGCGAGCAGCTGCTGGCCGACTGGTCGATCACCCTGCCCGCGGGTCTCGCCGAGGCCAAGGCGGCCGCCGAGGCCGCCGGCAGCACCGCCGTCGCGGTGGCCTGGGACGGGGCGGCGCGCGGGGTCCTGACCGTGGCGGACGCGGTCAAGGAGACGAGCGCCGAGGCGGTGTCCCGGCTGCGGGCGCTGGGCCTGACCCCGGTGCTGCTGACCGGCGACAACAAGGCCGTGGCCGAGACGGTGGCCCGCGAGGTGGGCATCGACGAGGTGATCGCGGAGGTGCTCCCGCAGGACAAGGTGGACGTCGTACGCCGGCTCCAGGCGCAGGGCCGTACGGTCGCCATGGTGGGCGACGGGGTCAACGACGCGGCCGCGCTGGCCCAGGCGGACCTCGGCCTGGCCATGGGCACCGGCACCGACGCCGCCATCGAGGCGGGCGACCTGACCCTCGTACGGGGGGACCTGCGGGTGGCGGCGGACGCGATCCGGCTCTCCCGGCGGACCCTGGCCACCATCAAGGGCAACCTGTTCTGGGCGTTCGGCTACAACGTGTTGGCCTTGCCGCTCGCGGCCGCCGGCTTGCTCAACCCTATGATTGCGGGGGCGGCGATGGCGTTCTCCTCCGTTTTCGTGGTGAGCAACAGCCTCCGGTTGCGATCCTTCCGGTAG
- a CDS encoding citrate synthase, with protein MSDNSVVLRYADGEYTYPVVESTVGDQGFDISKLRAQTGLVTLDSGYGNTAAYKSAITYLDGEQGILRYRGYPIEQLAERSTFIEVAYLLINGELPTVDQLASFRNEITQHTLLHEDVKRFYDGFPRDAHPMAMLSSVVSALSTFYQDSHNPFDEKQRNLSTIRLLAKLPTIAAYAYKKSVGHPVVYPRNDLGYVENFLRMTFSVPAQEYDLDPVVVSALDKLLILHADHEQNCSTSTVRLVGSSQANMFASISAGISALWGPLHGGANQSVLEMLEGIKNDGGDVDAFIRKVKNKEDGVRLMGFGHRVYKSFDPRAKIIKAAAHDVLSALGKSDELLDIALKLEEHALADEYFVSRNLYPNVDFYTGLIYRAMGFPTEMFTVLFALGRLPGWIAQWHEMIKEPGSRIGRPRQIYTGEVLRDFVPVEAR; from the coding sequence GTGAGCGACAACTCTGTAGTACTCCGGTACGCGGACGGTGAATACACCTACCCGGTGGTCGAAAGCACCGTCGGTGACCAGGGCTTCGACATCTCGAAGCTGAGGGCCCAGACCGGGCTCGTCACCTTGGACAGCGGATACGGCAACACCGCCGCCTACAAGTCCGCGATCACCTACCTCGACGGTGAGCAGGGAATCCTGCGTTACCGCGGTTACCCGATCGAGCAGCTGGCCGAGCGTTCGACCTTCATCGAGGTCGCGTACCTGCTGATCAACGGTGAGCTGCCGACCGTCGACCAGCTCGCGTCGTTCCGCAACGAGATCACCCAGCACACGCTGCTGCACGAGGACGTCAAGCGGTTCTACGACGGCTTCCCGCGCGACGCGCACCCGATGGCGATGCTGTCCTCCGTGGTCAGCGCGCTGTCGACGTTCTACCAGGACAGCCACAACCCGTTCGACGAGAAGCAGCGCAACCTCTCGACGATCCGGCTGCTGGCCAAGCTCCCGACGATCGCGGCGTACGCGTACAAGAAGTCGGTCGGCCACCCGGTGGTCTACCCGCGCAACGACCTCGGCTACGTCGAGAACTTCCTGCGCATGACCTTCTCCGTGCCGGCCCAGGAGTACGACCTGGACCCGGTCGTGGTCTCGGCGCTCGACAAGCTGCTGATCCTGCACGCGGACCACGAGCAGAACTGCTCGACCTCCACCGTGCGCCTGGTCGGCTCCTCGCAGGCGAACATGTTCGCCTCGATCTCCGCCGGCATCTCGGCCCTGTGGGGCCCGCTGCACGGTGGCGCCAACCAGTCCGTCCTCGAGATGCTCGAGGGCATCAAGAACGACGGCGGCGACGTCGACGCCTTCATCCGCAAGGTGAAGAACAAGGAAGACGGCGTCCGCCTCATGGGCTTCGGGCACCGCGTCTACAAGAGCTTCGACCCCCGGGCGAAGATCATCAAGGCGGCGGCGCACGACGTCCTCTCGGCGCTCGGCAAGAGCGACGAGCTGCTCGACATCGCGCTCAAGCTGGAAGAGCACGCGCTGGCCGACGAGTACTTCGTCTCGCGCAACCTCTACCCGAACGTGGACTTCTACACCGGCCTGATCTACCGGGCCATGGGCTTCCCGACCGAGATGTTCACCGTGCTCTTCGCGCTCGGCCGCCTTCCCGGCTGGATCGCCCAGTGGCACGAGATGATCAAGGAGCCGGGTTCCCGCATCGGCCGTCCGCGCCAGATCTACACCGGCGAGGTCCTGCGCGACTTCGTCCCGGTCGAGGCCCGCTGA